The nucleotide window GATATTTTGAAGGAATATTCATCTAATATTTCGGTATTTGACTTGATGGCTGTTAATGCAGAAATGATTGAAGAAAGCAAATATGTTCAGGAAAACTATAAGCATAAAAGTCATGCAGTTTATGTTAAATATTTTTTAGGTCGTATCAAGGATGTTCACAGTGACAATAACACATATGAACATGATATTGATAAGGAAGAGTTTATTGATGCGATAGCTACTTTAAAGTCATACCATATTAATGAATCAGTAACATCCAAGACAAAATTTCCGTTAATCTATGGAATCATTTCTATTTACACTACTTTTATTCTGGAAGAGCCGATTCATCCTGTGGGAACTCCTTTCCCTGGTTCGTTATATGTTGAAGAAAAAGACGGAAAATTCTATTGTCCTGTAAAGGATGCTAATTTGGAGTCTCCTAATGCGGTCTGTAAGATGTGCATTGCAGAGCAATTGGAATTCTGACTAACTTTTTAAATAATGTGTTATTTGCGATTTGATGTAATTAATTAATACTTATATCCTATGAAAATTATACATTTAATTGATAATATGGCTAATAAAAATGTTGAATTAATGAGGGGCGAACCTGAAATTGCTGTTAGAAAACTGGCTATTCCTATAATGATTTCAATGCTTTTAACAGCATCCTATAATATTGTTGATGGTATTTGGGTTGCTGGACTTGGCCAGGCGGCTATTGCAGGTATTGGTTTTGTAACACCAATTTTCATGGTTTTAAATGGTTTTAGTGTTGGGCTTGGAAATGGTGCAACAAGCAGTATTTCCCGTTCGGTCGGTGCAAAAAACCGTGAAAGGGCCAGTAAGGCAGCAGCTCATTCTCTTTTAATATTTTTAGTAGCTTCCATTGTATTGACTGTGACATTGCTTATTATTCAAGAGTCTTTGCTTAAGACATACGGTGCCAGCGGCCAATCATTGACTGAAGCAATAAAATATGGAACACCTTTATTTTTAGGTTTATTTGCTTTTATGTTTGCAAATGGTGGAAGCGGTATTCTTCGTGGTGAAGGTGACATGAAAAGGGCAATGTATGCCATGATTGTGTCAGTTGCCCTAAACTTTATTTTGGATCCGATTTTCATATATGTCTTAAATTTAGGCTCAGCCGGAGCCTCTCTTGCAACCATTGTGAGCTCTTTAGGTGCTGCAATTGTTATTATATATTGGATTTTAATAAAAAAAGATACTTATGTCAATGTCACTTTTAAAGGATTCAAATTCGATTCAGAAATCGCTCGAGACATTTTAAAGGTTGGTATTCCAGCTTCTTTGGATATGTTTGTAATGTCAATAGCAATGAGTTTCTATCTGATGTTTATTTCATCTGTTGGTGGTGAATATGGTATTGCAGCATTCACATCAGGTCAAAGATTATATCTCTTTGGTATTATGCCTTTGACAGCTATTGCCAGTGCGGTTGCTGCAGTTAGTGGAAGTGCTTTTGGTGCTAGAAATTGGGATTATCTCTCAAGGACCCACACTTATGGAACCAAATTTGCAATGATGGTTTCAGTTGTTATTTTAATTATATTGGTAATTTTTGCACCGCAGTTGTCTATGATTTTTGCATATACTCCCGAAACCGCTCCATTAATTCCGGAAATTACAAACTTTTTAAGAATTGCATCATTCGGTTTATTGTTGGTTGGAATAGGAATGCCGTCAAGCTTCTTTTACCAGGGAATTGGTCGAGGTACAACAAGTTTGGCCTGGACAATAATAAGGGAGTTGATTTTAACTGTCGGTTTCACTTACCTGTTTGGAATAGTTTTGAATTGGGGATTAACAGGAATCTGGGTAGGTCTTGCAATTGGTAGGATTATAGCATCTATTTTAAACTTCACTTATGCAAGATACACTATAAGAAAGTTAAAATCGGTTTTAAATTAATTTTCCTATAATTTTTTTAATCATTCGACAGCAAAATCAGGTTTGTTTTTCTTTTGATGTGAATACCAGATTGCATTTTCAATTAGAAATTCTCTTGCCAAATGCATAATCAGTTCTTCATCTTCTTCTTTTCTTTCCATGATTTCATATTCGACGGTGTTATACAGCCAGTGCATTCTTAAATGTTCATCGATTTTACTGGATAGGGACATCTTCCCATAGTAATTTGCTAAAAATATTGTGATTGCAGATGAAGTTCCAACCCCAATTTTCAATGCTGCACGAATCCAATTTGCAGTCACAGGATCAAATGGGGATGAGTGCATCATCCAAACTTCAAAACCCAGTGTAATTGCATAAAAGAAAATTGTTGCAATTAGTGAAATTTTTTCATAACGGTCATTTCTTTTCTTTTGTGCCGATGCCCTTTTGTGTGCTTCATCATGGTATTTCATTTGGTCTCTAATCCAACAATTTATGATGGGTTCTTTTTTATTTGTCTCTGTAGGTATTTCTGAAAGGACATTTTTTACCAATGGGATTCGAATTTTAGTAAGCCATGGTAAAATATTTTTTACATTTTCCTTTATTCCTGCTTTTGAAATGAAATATTGGACACGAAGTGATTCTGCAAGAACCCGATATTCAAGGTATTTGTCGTGGACATTTTCATTGTTGGCTTTTCGATAAATTAAATATAGTATTATAATTAACAGCAGAACTGCGAAAATAAGGATGTGAAGCTCTGCTTCATCATAAAGAAGAAATAAGAATACAATGAGAGGTGCAATAATGGAGATATTGCGAACCTTGTTGTAATGTTTTTGGGCATATTTTATGCTTAAGACGTCTGCGGCTCCAAACAATCTGTCTATTTCAATCAGTGCAGGGGAGCTGATTTCCTCTTCAATATGTGTAAGGTTTTCACATGTTTTCCTTTCTTCGTCAAATTCCGTTTTGAAAATCATATAAATCTATTTTTTAATCATCCAATAAATCAGCCACTTTATTTGCGATAAAAACACAGCAGTCAACGCAAGGGGACTTGTCTTCTCCGTTTTTGCTTATGATGTCACAGCGAACTGTCCCATATTCCTCTTTAAATGCATTGAATATTTCTTTTGCATTGGCTTTAATTTCTGATGGGTCATCATTAAGTATTCCATTTGCAATTAAGGCACCGGTAACTGCACCGCAGGTTCCTTCATCAAATGTTCCACCCATTCCTCCTGCAAATCCGCAGGCTAATTTTGTCATTTCTTGGGGTGTAATGTCTGCTTCGGCAGTTTCACAAAGCCCCATTAAGGTTGATTCTGAGCAACTTTTAAAAGTTCTGTACTCTCTGATTTTTTCCTCTAAAATTTCTTTGTCAAGTTTCATACTACAATCTCCTTAATTAATTATATTAACTAAGAATTTAAAATATTTACTTATTAATTTGATAGGTGATAAAAATTATACATCCGAGACCAAGTCCAATTGCAGCCACTCTTTATACCTTAAGAGATATGAACGTTGATGTTATAGTTATGCATGGACCTACCGGGTGCTGTTTTAGGACAGCAAGACTTTTAGAAAGTGATGGGGTTCGTGTAGTAACTACTGGAATGTCTGAAAATGATTTTATTTTAGGTGCCGGTGAAAAGTTAGTTGAAACATTGACAGAAGCTTATGATTTGTTTAAACCGAAATTGATGGGAATTGCTGGAACATGTGCCAGTATGATTATTGGTGAAGATTTAAAAGATGCAATCGCCAATGCGGATTTGCCATGTACTGTAATACCTGTTGAATCTCACGGAGGATCCGGTGAGGGTGACAATACTGTTGGAGCAATAATGGTATTGGATGCAGCTGTCGAATGTGGTGTAATTCCAAGAGAAGAAGCTGACAGACAAATAGAAATGCTTGAAAAGGCAACAGAAGTTGAAAAAACTCGTGGAATGGCTAAAGGAAAATACATTAAGCCTAACTTTGGAGATTCAAAGGAATCAGTTGCAAAAACTGTGGTTAATGCTTTAAAGGATGGCAAAAAAGTAGCATTTGTTCTCAATGTTAAAAAAGAAACATCATACCTGTTTGCAGATATTGTAAATTTTGACTATATGCAGATTAATCCTGATAATAAGCCTATTTTTGTAGCTAATCTGGATGAGAATATTGGTTTGCCTAGAATCAGACAGCATGCTGTAAATATTAAAAATCAATTGGATATTGAACCTGATTTTATCACTGGTGGTCTTGATGAATATCCGATTACTGCTGATGCGGCATCAGAATATCTTAAAGACAAGAATTTGGATTTAATTGTAGTGTTTGGTGTTCCTCACGCATTTCCAATTGAAGATTTTGATGTTGAATCCGTTGCAGTAACAGATGGGCCACGTTTGGTTGAACCTCTTAGGGAATTAGGTTATACTCATGTTGTAGCTGAATTGGATGCACATTCAAAAACATTGGGCACTGATGAAATTGTCTTTTCAGACTTTGGTGGAATGATTAGATCAGCTATTGGGTGGTTGAACGAATGATTACGATAATAGATTATAAAAGCGGAAACTTAAAGAGCATTTCCAATGGATTTAAAAAAATTGGTGTGGAGTATCAAATCACCGATGATAAGGATGTTATTGCAGATAGCGATTATTTGGTTTTGCCTGGAGTTGGAGCATTTGGAAGCGCTATGGAAAATTTGGAATCATTTAAAGATGTAATATACGAGCACGTTGATGCAGATAAACCATTTTTAGGAATATGTCTCGGCCAGCAGGTATTGATGAGTACAAGTGAAGAAACTCCTGGCATTAATGGCCTGGACTTATTTAAAGGAAATGTGGAAAAATTGCCTGAAGGCGTAAAAATACCTCATATGGGCTGGAACAAACTTGATGTGTGTAATGATTCACCTATTTTGGAGGGTATAGATAAAGAATTCTTTTATTTTGTTCATTCTTATCATGTTGTTCCTGATGATGAAGATATCATTGCGGGAACCTGTGATTATGGTGGAGATGTTGTTGCATCTTTAAGCCAAAATAATTTATTTTCAACACAATTCCATCCAGAAAAAAGCGGTAAAGCAGGACTTAAAATTTTAAAGAATTTCACTAA belongs to uncultured Methanobrevibacter sp. and includes:
- a CDS encoding DUF2115 domain-containing protein; translated protein: MNDSLNMYDDFSNVVSNEESISTNSVLDILKEYSSNISVFDLMAVNAEMIEESKYVQENYKHKSHAVYVKYFLGRIKDVHSDNNTYEHDIDKEEFIDAIATLKSYHINESVTSKTKFPLIYGIISIYTTFILEEPIHPVGTPFPGSLYVEEKDGKFYCPVKDANLESPNAVCKMCIAEQLEF
- the cfbD gene encoding Ni-sirohydrochlorin a,c-diamide reductive cyclase catalytic subunit codes for the protein MHPRPSPIAATLYTLRDMNVDVIVMHGPTGCCFRTARLLESDGVRVVTTGMSENDFILGAGEKLVETLTEAYDLFKPKLMGIAGTCASMIIGEDLKDAIANADLPCTVIPVESHGGSGEGDNTVGAIMVLDAAVECGVIPREEADRQIEMLEKATEVEKTRGMAKGKYIKPNFGDSKESVAKTVVNALKDGKKVAFVLNVKKETSYLFADIVNFDYMQINPDNKPIFVANLDENIGLPRIRQHAVNIKNQLDIEPDFITGGLDEYPITADAASEYLKDKNLDLIVVFGVPHAFPIEDFDVESVAVTDGPRLVEPLRELGYTHVVAELDAHSKTLGTDEIVFSDFGGMIRSAIGWLNE
- a CDS encoding C-GCAxxG-C-C family protein, which gives rise to MKLDKEILEEKIREYRTFKSCSESTLMGLCETAEADITPQEMTKLACGFAGGMGGTFDEGTCGAVTGALIANGILNDDPSEIKANAKEIFNAFKEEYGTVRCDIISKNGEDKSPCVDCCVFIANKVADLLDD
- the hisH gene encoding imidazole glycerol phosphate synthase subunit HisH; amino-acid sequence: MITIIDYKSGNLKSISNGFKKIGVEYQITDDKDVIADSDYLVLPGVGAFGSAMENLESFKDVIYEHVDADKPFLGICLGQQVLMSTSEETPGINGLDLFKGNVEKLPEGVKIPHMGWNKLDVCNDSPILEGIDKEFFYFVHSYHVVPDDEDIIAGTCDYGGDVVASLSQNNLFSTQFHPEKSGKAGLKILKNFTNLEI
- a CDS encoding MATE family efflux transporter codes for the protein MANKNVELMRGEPEIAVRKLAIPIMISMLLTASYNIVDGIWVAGLGQAAIAGIGFVTPIFMVLNGFSVGLGNGATSSISRSVGAKNRERASKAAAHSLLIFLVASIVLTVTLLIIQESLLKTYGASGQSLTEAIKYGTPLFLGLFAFMFANGGSGILRGEGDMKRAMYAMIVSVALNFILDPIFIYVLNLGSAGASLATIVSSLGAAIVIIYWILIKKDTYVNVTFKGFKFDSEIARDILKVGIPASLDMFVMSIAMSFYLMFISSVGGEYGIAAFTSGQRLYLFGIMPLTAIASAVAAVSGSAFGARNWDYLSRTHTYGTKFAMMVSVVILIILVIFAPQLSMIFAYTPETAPLIPEITNFLRIASFGLLLVGIGMPSSFFYQGIGRGTTSLAWTIIRELILTVGFTYLFGIVLNWGLTGIWVGLAIGRIIASILNFTYARYTIRKLKSVLN